Below is a window of Herminiimonas arsenicoxydans DNA.
TGCAAAATCTGCAGGCGCGTCTGGGACACGCTACCCGCATTCCGCTCGGCAAGGCGCAATTTGCGCTGGCCCATTTGCGCAATCGCTGGCTGACGCAGTTGCCGGACACGCGCATCCAGCGCGCCCGCGTCGCCGAACACGCACGACGTCTGAGCAATCAGATGAAGACGCGCAGCGCCACGCAGGAGCAGCGTTTGCGCGCACTTTCCGCACAACTGGAAATGCTCAATCCGCAACGCACGCTGGAACGCGGTTATGCCATCGTCAGCGATGAAAAAGGCCACATCGTGCGAGCGCCGCAGGAATTACGGCCGCGACAGAATGTTACGGTGCGACTGGCGGAGGGTAGCGCGCAGATCGGCATTGCCAGCGTGCAGCAAACCCTGGAGTAAAGCAGTAATGAAACCGGGACAAAATGAACGCGGCCATAGTCTGACTATTTGCTTCCGTCTGCGTCCCGCAAGCCGCGTTCATGGAAATTGACTTGCGTCGTGTGCAAGCATTGCATAACCGTCTTACAATAAGCCCTTTCAAAAAGAACATCTCATTTTTAACCCTTAAAAGGACGACCATGGAACATACCCTGCCGGCACTGCCCTATGCGTTGGATGCACTTGCTCCACATATCTCCAAAGAGACGCTCGAATTCCACTATGGCAAGCATCATCAGACCTATGTGACGAATTTGAACAACCTGATCAAGGGTACCGAATTCGAAAATGCATCGCTCGAAGACATCATCAAGAAATCTTCCGGCGGCGTATTCAACAATGCAGCACAAGTCTGGAACCATACCTTCTACTGGAACGGCATGAAGCCAAACGGCGGCGGCGCTCCAACCGGCAAGGTAGCTGACGCTATCAACGCCAAATGGGGTTCCTTCGACAAGTTCAAGGAAGAATTCACCAAGTCCTGCGTCACCAACTTCGGCTCCGGCTGGACCTGGCTGGTGAAAAAAGCCGACGGCTCGCTCGATCTGGCCAATACTTCAAACGCCGGCTGCCCATTGACTGGCACCGACACCCCATTGCTGACCTGCGACGTGTGGG
It encodes the following:
- the sodB gene encoding Superoxide dismutase [Fe] (Evidence 2a : Function of homologous gene experimentally demonstrated in an other organism; PubMedId : 2075185, 10571042, 11053832; Product type e : enzyme); the protein is MEHTLPALPYALDALAPHISKETLEFHYGKHHQTYVTNLNNLIKGTEFENASLEDIIKKSSGGVFNNAAQVWNHTFYWNGMKPNGGGAPTGKVADAINAKWGSFDKFKEEFTKSCVTNFGSGWTWLVKKADGSLDLANTSNAGCPLTGTDTPLLTCDVWEHAYYIDYRNARPKYVESFWALVNWDFVAKNLG